A window from Acinonyx jubatus isolate Ajub_Pintada_27869175 chromosome E1, VMU_Ajub_asm_v1.0, whole genome shotgun sequence encodes these proteins:
- the NBR1 gene encoding next to BRCA1 gene 1 protein, with protein sequence MEPQVTLNVTFKNETQSFLVSDPENTTWADVEAMVKVSFDLNTIQIKYLDEENEEVSINSQGEYEEALKMAVKQGNLLQMQVHESSRLVEEAPLPAVAEKRPVVRAGKKPLAHYSSLVRVLGSDMKTPEEPTAQRLPLAPHNTDQPQDKPPDWFTSYLETFREQVVKETVEKLEQKLHEKLVLQNPSLGSCPSEVSMPISEETLFLPENQFNWHIACSSCQRRIFGVRYQCSLCPSYNICEDCESGPYAHDSNHILLKLRRPVVGSSEAFSHPRFSAPRLPAALEQARLQKQVDKNFLKAEKQRLRAEKKQRKAEVKELKKQLKLHRKIHLWSSIHGLQSPRSPLGRPESLLQSNTLMLPLQPCAPVMPTLSAAFVDENLPDGTHLQPGTKFIKHWRMKNTGNVKWNGDTKLKFMWGNLTLASTEKKDVLVPCLKAGHVGVVSVEFIAPALEGTYTSHWRLSHKGQQFGPRVWCSIIVDPFPSTESPENIEKGMINSSKADELTCQQEEAFLLAKEDIQLDGVTEQSQGTGTCIPQKTKNVASERELYIPSVDLLTAQDLLSFELLDINIVQELERVPHNTPVDMTPCMSPLPHDNPLIEKPGLGQIQEESEGAGFKALPDPTASVRRKAENISSVEEAEDDLSGTQFVCETVIRSLTLDAAPDHKPPCRQKSPHMKFPSPEEGPLGVEQEEVVHVAEEAVVEEEAEEEEEEEEDDELKDEVQSQSSTSSEDYIIILPECFDTSRPLGDSMYSSALSQPGLERGAEGEPGVEAGERVAGGENQPQGQSINDILMTSQTLDTVPLTPEVVGPPPQLPRSPSCAQHDGSPGVDLPVTIPEASSVPDQIRGEPRGSSGIVNSRQKSYDHSRHHHHGSSIAGGLVKGALSVAASAYKALFAGPPVTAQPIVSEDQTAALMAHLFEMGFCDRQLNLRLLKKHNYNILQVVTELLQVNNNDWYSHRY encoded by the exons gAGAATATGAAGAAGCACTTAAG ATGGCGGTTAAGCAGGGAAACCTACTGCAGATGCAAGTCCATGAAAGCTCCCGGCTTGTCGAGGAAGCCCCACTCCCAGCCGTAGCAGAAAAACGACCAGTTGTGAGGGCAGGGAAGAAGCCACTGGCCCATTATTCTTCACTGGTGAGAGTCTTAGGATCAGACATGAAGACCCCAGAGGAGCCTACAGCACAG CGGCTCCCACTTGCTCCCCATAACACAGACCAGCCTCAAGACAAGCCCCCAGACTGGTTCACGAGCTACCTGGAGACA TTCAGAGAACAGGTGGTCAAAGAAACAGTTGAGAAACTGGAACAGAAATTACATGAGAAGCTTGTCCTCCAGAACCCATCATTGGGTTCCTGTCCCTCAGAGGTCTCCATGCCTATTTCAGAGGAAACGCTGTTTCTGCCGGAAAACCAGTTCAACTGGCATATTGCTTGCAGCAGCTGCCAAAGGAGGATCTTTGGTGTGCGCTACCAGTGCAG CCTATGCCCGTCCTACAATATCTGTGAAGATTGTGAATCAGGGCCATATGCCCATGACTCTAACCACATCCTGCTGAAGCTACGGAGACCTGTTGTGGGTTCTTCTGAAGCATTCTCTCACCCAAGGTTCTCTGCCCCTCGTCTTCCTGCTGCTCTGGAACAAGCCAG GCTCCAGAAACAGGTTGACAAGAACTTTCttaaagcagaaaagcaaaggtTGCGAGCCGAGAAGAAACAGCGAAAGGCAGAGGTCAAGGAACTCAAAAAGCAGCTTAAGCTCCACAGGAAGATTCACCTGTGGAGTTCCATCCACGGACTCCAGAGCCCCAGGTCCCCTTTGGGCCGACCCGAGAGCCTGCTGCAGTCAAACACCCTGAT GCTCCCTTTGCAGCCCTGTGCCCCAGTTATGCCAACCCTCAGTGCAGCATTTGTGGATGAGAATTTGCCTGATGGGACTCACCTTCAGCCAGGAACCAAGTTTATCAAACACTGGAGGATGAAAAATACAGGAAACGTCAAGTGGAATGGAGacacaaag CTCAAGTTCATGTGGGGAAACCTAACTTTGGCTTctacagaaaagaaagatgttCTGGTTCCCTGCCTAAAGGCCGGCCATGTGGGTGTTGTGTCCGTGGAGTTCATCGCCCCAGCCTTGGAGGGAACGTACACTTCCCATTGGCGTCTTTCTCACAAAGGCCAGCAGTTTGGGCCTCGGGTCTGGTGCAGTATCATAGTGGATCCTTTCCCCTCCACAGAGAGCCCTGAGAACATTGAAAAGGGCATGATTAACTCAAGCAAAGCTGATGAGCTCACTTGCCAGCAAGAG GAAGCTTTTCTTCTggctaaagaagacattcagctTGATGGAGTAACTGAGCAGTCACAAGGGACAGGAACCTGCATCCCACAGAAGACAAAAAATGTTGCCAGTGAGAGGGAGCTTTACATCCCCTCCGTGGATCTACTGACTGCCCAG GACCTGCTGTCCTTTGAACTGTTGGATATAAACATTGTCCAAGAGTTGGAAAGAGTGCCCCACAATACTCCCGTGG ATATGACTCCCTGCATGTCTCCTCTGCCGCATGACAATCCTTTAATAGAGAAGCCAGGCTTGGGGCAGATACAGGAAGAGAGCGAAGGGGCAGGATTTAAAGCACTTCCTG ATCCCACAGCATCAGTTAGGAGGAAGGCTGAGAACATTTCCTCAGTGGAGGAAGCAGAAGATGACCTGAGTGGGACCCAGTTCGTGTGTGAGACTGTAATCCGATCCCTTACCTTGGATGCTGCCCCGGATCACAAACCACCTTGCAGACAGAAATCCCCACACA TGAAATTTCCCTCCCCTGAAGAGGGACCACTTGGAGTTGAGCAGGAGGAGGTTGTCCATGTCGCTGAAGAAGCTGTTGTGGAGGAGGAAgcggaagaggaggaggaggaggaagaggatgatgAGCTCAAAGATGAAGTTCAGAGTCAGTCCTCTACTTCTTCGGAGGATTACATCATCATCCTGCCTGAGTGCTTTGACACCAGCCGCCCCCTGGGGGACTCCATGTACAGCTCTGCACTCTCACAGCCAGGCCTAGAGCGCGGGGCTGAAGGTGAACCTGGGGTTGAGGCTGGGgagagagttgctggaggggagaacCAGCCGCAGGGACAGAGCATCAACGACATCCTCATGACCTCACAGACTCTGGACACCGTGCCCCTAACCCCAGAGGTGGTGGGGCCTCCACCACAGCTGCCCAG GAGCCCTTCTTGTGCACAGCATGATGGTTCCCCAGGAGTGGATTTACCAGTCACCATACCAGAAGCTTCTTCAGTCCCTGATCAGATCAGAGGAG AGCCCAGAGGCTCATCAGGAATTGTAAACAGCAGACAGAAGAGCTATGACCACTCAAG ACACCACCACCATGGGAGCAGCATTGCTGGAGGATTGGTGAAGGGGGCTTTGTCTGTTGCTGCTTCTGCATACAAGGCCTTGTTTGCTGGGCCACCAGTCACTGCCCAG CCCATAGTTTCTGAAGATCAGACAGCAGCCCTGATGGCCCATCTCTTTGAAATGGGATTCTGTGACAGGCAGCTGAACCTAAGGCTGCTGAAGAAACACAATTACAACATCCTGCAGGTTGTGACAGAACTGCTTCAGGTCAACAACAATGACTGGTACAGCCACCGCTACTGA
- the TMEM106A gene encoding transmembrane protein 106A: MMGETFSQLGSREDENKSILPPSPAIGNKAACYSSIRSSKSFCSCVPREGTAGASFVTCPTCQGSGEIPRELEKQLVALIPYGDQRLKPRHTKLFVFLAVLTCLVTSSLIIFFLFPRPISVQPAGLNSSTVAFDVTGINLNITNILNISNSNYYPITVTQLTIEVLHLSLVVGQVSNSLLLHIGPLASEQMFYAVANKIGDENTYKICSWMKIKVHHVLLHIQGTLTCSCLSHSEQLVFQSYEYVDCRGNASVPHLLVPHPT, translated from the exons ATGATGGGTGAGACATTCTCCCAGTTGGGTTCTCGGGAGGATGAGAACAAATCGAtcctgccccccagcccagccATTGGCAACAAAGCTGCCTGCTACTCCAGCATCCGAAGCAGCAAGTCTTTCTGTTCCTGCGTGCCTCGTGAAGGAACTGCTGGTGCCAGCTTTGTGACTTGTCCCACCTGCCAGGGCAGTGGGGAGATCCCAAGAG AGCTAGAGAAGCAGCTAGTGGCGCTCATCCCCTATGGGGACCAGAGGCTGAAGCCCAGGCACAC GAAGCTCTTCGTGTTCCTGGCAGTGCTCACCTGCCTTGTGACTTCCTCCCTCATCATCTTTTTCCTGTTTCCCCGGCCCATCTCCGTGCAGCCTGCAGGCCTCAACTCCTCCACAGTGGCCTTTGATGTGACTGGTATCAACCTCAACATAACG aATATCTTAAACATCTCCAATAGTAACTACTACCCCATCACCGTGACCCAGCTGACCATCGAGGTTCTGCACCTGTCCCTCGTGGTGGGGCAGGTCTCCAACAGCCTCCTCCTACACATCGGCCCTTTGGCCAGTGAACAG ATGTTTTATGCAGTGGCCAACAAGATAGGGGATGAAAACACCTA caaAATCTGTTCCTGGATGAAAATCAAAGTCCACCATGTACTTTTGCACATCCA GGGCACCCTGACCTGTTCCTGCCTGAGCCATTCAGAGCAGCTAGTCTTCCAGAGCTATGAATATGTGGACTGCCGGGGAAACGCGTCAGTGCCCCACTTGCTGGTCCCTCACCCGACGTGA
- the CCDC200 gene encoding coiled-coil domain-containing protein 200 isoform X2 has translation MGSAYHWEARRRQMALDRRRWVMAQQQQQQQQQQQEEQEQELKELQQEECQSEEKTQPPLESQQEQQWPLGPPPAQPQPQGTPVGAQLPQRPQLAEQSQILPPPPPQPPPSPRPQNAQEDSLTQCTSAHILQDSQRPGPQLSSVGAHQLPGQSDFNKFLQNPGFRKSFQSNPDKYTEHSRFTSTNYTQQW, from the exons ATGGGCAGCGCTTACCACTGGGAGGCCCGTCGCAGGCAGATGGCTTTGGACAGGAGGAGGTGGGTGAtggcccagcagcagcagcagcagcagcagcagcagcaggaagagcAAGAGCAG GAACTGAAGGAACTCCAACAGGAGGAATGCCAGTCTGAGGAAAAAACCCAGCCACCTCTGGAGTCTCAGCAGGAGCAGCAGTGGCCATTGGGGCCTCCACCAGCGCAGCCACAGCCGCAGGGGACCCCAGTTGGAGCACAGCTGCCCCAGCGGCCACAGCTCGCAGAACAGTCCCAGATCCTGCCTCCGCCGCCGCCACAGCCACCACCGTCGCCAAGGCCACAGAATGCCCAAGAAGACTCTCTTACTCAGTGCACCTCCGCGCACATTCTGCAGGATTCCCAAAGGCCAGGTCCCCAGCTTAGCTCAGTGGGAGCCCATCAATTGCCAGGGCAATCCGACTTTAACAAATTCCTTCAAAACCCTG GTTTCAGGAAATCATTCCAATCTAATCCAGATAAATATACTGAGCACTCACGATTCACG tcAACGAATTACACACAGCAATGGTGA
- the CCDC200 gene encoding coiled-coil domain-containing protein 200 isoform X1 produces MGSAYHWEARRRQMALDRRRWVMAQQQQQQQQQQQEEQEQELKELQQEECQSEEKTQPPLESQQEQQWPLGPPPAQPQPQGTPVGAQLPQRPQLAEQSQILPPPPPQPPPSPRPQNAQEDSLTQCTSAHILQDSQRPGPQLSSVGAHQLPGQSDFNKFLQNPDSPQYLWPLLEDLFLWVPLHHSGAAKEAAVFCRGWLRSWTPPPGFQEIIPI; encoded by the exons ATGGGCAGCGCTTACCACTGGGAGGCCCGTCGCAGGCAGATGGCTTTGGACAGGAGGAGGTGGGTGAtggcccagcagcagcagcagcagcagcagcagcagcaggaagagcAAGAGCAG GAACTGAAGGAACTCCAACAGGAGGAATGCCAGTCTGAGGAAAAAACCCAGCCACCTCTGGAGTCTCAGCAGGAGCAGCAGTGGCCATTGGGGCCTCCACCAGCGCAGCCACAGCCGCAGGGGACCCCAGTTGGAGCACAGCTGCCCCAGCGGCCACAGCTCGCAGAACAGTCCCAGATCCTGCCTCCGCCGCCGCCACAGCCACCACCGTCGCCAAGGCCACAGAATGCCCAAGAAGACTCTCTTACTCAGTGCACCTCCGCGCACATTCTGCAGGATTCCCAAAGGCCAGGTCCCCAGCTTAGCTCAGTGGGAGCCCATCAATTGCCAGGGCAATCCGACTTTAACAAATTCCTTCAAAACCCTG ACTCTCCCCAGTACCTTTGGCCTTTACTTGAGGATCTGTTCCTGTGGGTACCATTGCATCACTCTGGGGCTGCGAAGGAGGCTGCTGTCTTTTGCAGAGGGTGGTTGAGAAGTTGGACCCCTCCTCCAGG GTTTCAGGAAATCATTCCAATCTAA